One genomic segment of Rivularia sp. PCC 7116 includes these proteins:
- a CDS encoding triacylglycerol lipase: protein MSESTRNSQPIILIRGFGQLDVSDEKQDAYQGFNNSTVYPHKKGENYIYEGFILRFLKSDWKYQDATNVVGYYGKVINNEPVLPRKLLNLEDLVRRGVPLSPQLQRLEDKNVVQNFKHLQSENYFSGDKVIIDPAMALHLLESVDNVCQTIWVFRYYDLNDRTFTTYGKALVRLINFIRELAHMQNPDKPKPKVNIIAHSMGGLLVREAIQRTYPENNQKGEDFINKIVTIGTPHQGISFQLMENWIGISAKDEIEHFNPNFQKDAEKPESFVNFHKYFPLERMLAIVGTNYRTYDIRAASFANRLFSIEDEYGTNYNRSDGLVKQSYAQIPGALRTFIHKSHSGKDSIVTSREAFEIATRFFFGNLRARLRFVRGKVTRGKDLFGKSEFFLGVSIKPRGVDFELFHQSKEAENCYGPFSKTNTEYSDNNIDFGETNDELGFSWADDNKLIWEGYFDTKSILQDESIAEKDMVMRLDFYVGERDLLGIGFSDNVIFRKQYYIRALLPTQSQELQLFLHRDEQFADKNNATVMEFIDGGWEFEVRGTGFVGTFKIEIDIVPEEGEPQQFLME, encoded by the coding sequence ATGTCTGAATCTACAAGAAATTCTCAGCCGATAATTTTAATTAGAGGTTTTGGTCAGTTGGATGTTTCGGACGAGAAACAAGATGCATACCAAGGATTTAATAATAGTACTGTTTACCCGCACAAAAAGGGAGAAAACTATATTTATGAAGGATTTATTCTCAGGTTTTTAAAGTCAGACTGGAAGTACCAAGATGCGACAAATGTTGTTGGTTACTATGGCAAGGTGATAAATAATGAGCCGGTACTTCCTCGCAAGTTACTGAATTTAGAAGATTTAGTCCGTAGAGGAGTTCCTTTATCCCCTCAACTGCAAAGACTTGAAGATAAAAACGTTGTACAAAACTTCAAGCATTTGCAATCAGAAAATTATTTTTCGGGAGATAAAGTAATTATCGATCCAGCAATGGCTTTACATTTACTTGAATCGGTAGACAATGTTTGTCAGACGATTTGGGTGTTTCGTTACTACGATTTAAACGATAGGACATTTACAACTTACGGTAAGGCACTTGTGCGTTTAATCAACTTTATTCGAGAACTCGCACACATGCAAAACCCTGATAAACCAAAGCCAAAGGTAAATATTATTGCTCATTCTATGGGCGGGCTGCTGGTGCGGGAAGCGATACAGCGTACTTATCCTGAAAATAATCAGAAAGGGGAAGATTTTATTAACAAAATCGTGACTATTGGTACACCCCATCAAGGAATTTCATTTCAATTGATGGAAAATTGGATTGGAATTAGTGCCAAAGATGAAATCGAGCATTTTAATCCTAATTTTCAAAAAGATGCCGAAAAACCAGAGTCTTTCGTTAACTTCCATAAATATTTTCCGTTAGAAAGAATGCTTGCCATAGTTGGTACAAATTATCGTACTTATGATATACGAGCAGCATCCTTTGCAAACCGATTATTTTCTATAGAAGATGAATACGGAACTAATTACAATCGCAGCGATGGCTTAGTTAAACAAAGTTATGCTCAAATACCAGGGGCACTAAGAACATTTATCCACAAAAGTCATAGCGGTAAAGATTCTATAGTCACTTCAAGAGAAGCGTTTGAAATTGCTACGCGCTTCTTTTTTGGTAACTTAAGAGCAAGATTGCGTTTTGTGCGCGGAAAAGTCACTCGCGGTAAGGATTTATTTGGTAAAAGTGAATTCTTTTTAGGAGTTAGCATAAAGCCTCGTGGTGTAGACTTTGAATTGTTTCATCAAAGTAAAGAAGCAGAAAATTGTTACGGTCCTTTTAGTAAAACTAATACCGAATATTCTGATAACAATATTGATTTCGGGGAAACTAATGACGAACTTGGTTTTAGTTGGGCTGACGATAACAAATTAATTTGGGAAGGTTATTTCGATACTAAATCTATTTTGCAAGATGAAAGTATTGCTGAAAAAGATATGGTAATGCGACTTGATTTTTATGTTGGAGAACGAGATTTATTAGGTATAGGTTTTTCCGACAATGTAATTTTCCGCAAGCAGTACTATATTCGGGCTTTGCTACCAACTCAAAGTCAAGAATTACAGCTTTTCTTACATCGCGACGAACAATTTGCCGATAAAAATAACGCCACAGTCATGGAATTTATTGATGGTGGTTGGGAATTTGAAGTTCGCGGCACTGGTTTTGTTGGTACTTTCAAAATAGAAATTGATATTGTTCCTGAAGAGGGCGAGCCTCAACAGTTTTTGATGGAATAA
- a CDS encoding TerC family protein — protein MLERIFDYLQYNFSIEASIVLLILIFLEAVLSADNAIALAAIAQGLEDKKLERQALNIGLVVAYVLRITLLLTATWVQKYWQFELIGAAYLLWLVFQHFTSEEDEEHHHHGPRYTSLLQVIPVIALTDLAFSLDSVTTAIAVSDTKWLVITGTTIGIITLRFMAGLFIRWLDEFVYLEDAGYITVAFVGLRLLLRVVNEAFVPPQWVIVSAIAIILAWGFSKRTASEMSEESEKTN, from the coding sequence ATGTTAGAGCGAATTTTCGATTATCTTCAATATAATTTCAGTATTGAAGCATCTATAGTCCTACTTATTCTAATTTTTCTAGAAGCCGTACTGTCAGCAGATAATGCCATTGCCCTAGCTGCTATAGCTCAAGGGCTTGAAGACAAGAAACTTGAACGTCAAGCGCTTAACATCGGTTTAGTCGTTGCATACGTGCTGAGAATTACTTTGCTTCTTACCGCTACTTGGGTGCAAAAATATTGGCAATTCGAGTTAATCGGCGCAGCTTATCTACTTTGGTTGGTATTTCAACACTTCACCTCCGAAGAAGATGAAGAACATCATCATCACGGTCCCCGTTATACATCGCTTTTACAGGTAATACCCGTAATTGCCCTGACAGATTTAGCCTTTTCTTTAGACAGCGTAACTACTGCCATTGCTGTTTCAGATACGAAATGGTTGGTAATAACAGGAACTACAATTGGCATTATCACCCTGAGATTCATGGCAGGCTTATTTATTCGCTGGTTGGATGAATTTGTTTACCTTGAAGATGCAGGCTACATTACCGTTGCATTTGTAGGCTTACGCTTACTGTTGAGAGTAGTCAACGAAGCTTTTGTTCCCCCTCAGTGGGTAATAGTTAGCGCGATCGCGATTATCCTAGCCTGGGGATTTTCTAAGCGCACAGCTTCCGAAATGTCAGAAGAAAGCGAAAAAACAAATTAG
- the ndk gene encoding nucleoside-diphosphate kinase → MERTFLAIKPDGVQRGLVGEIISRYENKGFTLVGMKFMKVSRELAESHYDVHKERPFFAGLVDFITSGPVVAMVWEGEGVVAAARKIIGATNPLTAEPGTIRGDFGVDIGRNIIHGSDAVETAQREISLWFSNDELVSWQPQNMPWLYEKFAKELAAK, encoded by the coding sequence ATGGAGCGCACATTTTTAGCAATTAAGCCCGATGGGGTACAGCGTGGATTAGTTGGTGAGATTATTAGCCGCTATGAAAACAAGGGCTTTACTTTGGTTGGTATGAAATTTATGAAAGTCAGTCGGGAATTGGCTGAATCCCATTACGACGTTCATAAAGAAAGACCATTTTTTGCTGGCTTGGTGGACTTTATCACTTCTGGCCCTGTTGTAGCAATGGTTTGGGAAGGTGAAGGCGTTGTTGCTGCTGCTAGAAAGATAATTGGTGCAACTAACCCTTTAACAGCAGAACCCGGAACTATTCGCGGTGATTTTGGCGTTGACATCGGGCGCAATATCATCCACGGTTCGGATGCTGTCGAAACCGCACAAAGAGAAATTTCCTTATGGTTTAGCAATGATGAATTAGTTAGCTGGCAACCTCAAAACATGCCTTGGTTGTATGAAAAATTTGCTAAGGAATTAGCAGCTAAGTAG
- the speA gene encoding biosynthetic arginine decarboxylase, producing MGVESIATSAETGKLSLNGKKAKAKVSNNKKAQKLLPPSTITDSPQNNWTIEESEALYRIEGWGQPYFSINAAGHVTVSPKGERGGSLDLYELVKALKLRNLGLPLLIRFSDILEDRIERLNACFAKAIARYNYDGVYQGVFPVKCNQQRHLIEDLVRFGKPHQFGLEAGSKPELMIALALLDTVGALLICNGYKDREYIETAMLTQRLGQTPILVLEQIEEVDLVIEVSNQLKIKPILGIRAKLSTQGMGRWGTSSGDRAKFGLNIPEIIRAVDKLRNADLLDSLQLLHFHVGSQISAINVIKDAIQEASRIYVELASLGANMKYLDVGGGLGVDYDGSQTNFYASKNYNMQNYANDIVAELKDACKEQNIPVPTLVSESGRAVASHQSVLIFDVLSTSEVPLEPPEAFKEGESHLISYLWETYQSINEENYQEFYHDAVQFKEEAISRFNLGILSLRERAKAEQLYWACCYKILNIIKQQEYVPDDMEDLEIIMSSIYYINLSVFQSAPDCWAIDQLFPIMPIHRLDEEPTRRGILADLTCDSDGKIDSFIDSRDVKSVLELHPFKAGEPYYLGMFLNGAYQEIMGNLHNLFGDTNTVHIQLTPKGYQIKHVVKGDTMSEVVGYVQYNTEDMIERIRQRCEEALEQNQITIAQSQRLLQTYEQSLSRYTYLSS from the coding sequence ATGGGTGTTGAGTCTATTGCTACATCGGCTGAAACAGGAAAATTATCATTGAATGGCAAAAAAGCTAAAGCTAAAGTAAGTAACAATAAAAAAGCTCAGAAACTTTTGCCACCCAGTACAATTACAGATTCGCCCCAAAATAATTGGACAATCGAAGAAAGTGAAGCACTGTACCGCATTGAAGGTTGGGGACAGCCTTATTTTTCTATAAACGCTGCCGGTCATGTTACGGTTTCTCCAAAAGGCGAACGTGGTGGTTCTCTGGATTTGTACGAATTGGTGAAAGCGCTGAAACTGCGTAATTTGGGCTTACCTTTACTGATTCGCTTTTCCGATATTTTAGAAGACAGAATCGAGCGTCTCAATGCTTGTTTTGCTAAAGCTATAGCTCGTTACAACTACGATGGTGTTTATCAAGGCGTATTTCCAGTCAAATGCAATCAGCAACGGCATTTGATTGAAGATTTAGTACGTTTTGGCAAACCCCATCAATTTGGCTTAGAAGCAGGTTCTAAACCGGAATTAATGATTGCTTTGGCGCTACTGGATACGGTTGGAGCTTTATTAATTTGTAACGGTTATAAAGACCGTGAATATATTGAGACTGCAATGCTAACTCAAAGACTGGGGCAAACTCCAATTCTAGTTTTAGAACAAATTGAAGAAGTTGATTTAGTAATTGAAGTTAGCAATCAGTTAAAAATTAAACCTATATTAGGAATTCGTGCCAAGCTTAGTACTCAGGGAATGGGACGGTGGGGTACTTCTAGCGGCGATCGCGCTAAGTTCGGTTTGAATATTCCGGAAATTATTCGCGCTGTTGATAAATTACGCAATGCCGATTTGTTGGATTCATTACAGCTTTTACACTTCCATGTCGGCTCTCAAATATCGGCAATTAATGTAATTAAAGATGCTATCCAAGAAGCAAGCCGTATCTACGTGGAGTTAGCTTCCTTGGGAGCAAATATGAAATATCTTGATGTCGGCGGTGGTTTAGGAGTTGATTATGATGGTTCTCAAACCAATTTCTACGCTTCTAAAAACTACAACATGCAAAACTATGCCAACGATATAGTGGCAGAGCTAAAAGATGCTTGTAAAGAGCAAAATATTCCCGTACCAACACTTGTCAGCGAAAGTGGAAGAGCTGTTGCTTCCCATCAGTCAGTATTGATTTTTGATGTTCTCAGTACCAGCGAAGTACCATTAGAACCACCCGAAGCATTTAAAGAAGGTGAATCCCATCTAATTTCCTACTTGTGGGAAACCTACCAATCTATCAACGAAGAGAATTATCAAGAGTTTTATCACGATGCGGTTCAGTTCAAAGAAGAAGCTATTAGTCGCTTCAATTTAGGAATTTTATCTTTAAGGGAACGAGCCAAAGCAGAACAACTATACTGGGCTTGTTGTTATAAAATTCTTAACATCATTAAGCAGCAGGAATACGTACCCGACGATATGGAAGACTTAGAGATAATTATGTCTTCTATCTATTACATAAATCTTTCGGTGTTTCAATCGGCACCCGACTGCTGGGCGATAGATCAGTTATTTCCGATAATGCCCATACACCGTTTGGATGAAGAACCCACGCGACGCGGTATTTTAGCCGATCTCACCTGCGATAGTGATGGAAAAATTGATAGTTTTATCGACTCGCGAGACGTAAAATCTGTTTTGGAACTACATCCTTTCAAAGCCGGGGAACCCTATTACTTAGGAATGTTTCTTAATGGAGCTTACCAAGAAATCATGGGTAACTTACATAACCTCTTCGGCGACACTAACACCGTTCACATTCAATTAACGCCAAAGGGCTATCAAATTAAACACGTAGTTAAAGGCGATACCATGAGTGAGGTAGTAGGTTACGTACAATACAATACCGAAGATATGATAGAAAGAATTCGCCAGCGTTGTGAAGAAGCCTTAGAGCAAAATCAAATAACCATCGCTCAATCTCAGCGACTGCTGCAAACCTACGAGCAAAGTTTGAGTCGTTATACTTATCTTTCTTCGTGA
- a CDS encoding sugar phosphate nucleotidyltransferase — protein MKAMILAAGKGTRVRPITYTTPKPMIPILQKPVMEFLLELLRQHGFDQIMVNVSHLAEEIESYFRDGQRFGVEIGYSFEGSIDDNGKLVGKAIGSAGGMRKIQDFNTFFDDTFIVLCGDALIDLDLTAAVKWHREKGSIATIVTKTVPREEVSSYGIVVTDDEGRIKEFQEKPSVEEAKSTNISTGIYIFEPEIFEHIPSNVEYDIGGDLFPKLVEMGAPFYAKAMDFEWVDIGKVPDYWRAIRGVLSGEIKNVQIPGNQVKEGIYTGLNVSVNWDKVDITGPVYIGAMTKIEDGAKIVGPVYIGPSCCVCSGATVENSVIFEYSRLGPGVMLVDKLVYGRYCVDKTGASIDVQAASLDWLITDARQAPPAHNPAERQAIAELLDTTSS, from the coding sequence ATGAAAGCAATGATTTTGGCTGCGGGTAAAGGTACTCGTGTTCGTCCGATTACCTACACTACTCCTAAACCGATGATTCCCATCCTGCAAAAGCCAGTGATGGAATTTTTACTGGAATTATTACGTCAGCATGGCTTTGACCAAATTATGGTCAATGTGAGTCATTTAGCTGAGGAAATCGAAAGCTATTTTCGTGACGGTCAAAGGTTTGGTGTAGAAATTGGCTACTCTTTTGAAGGTAGTATTGACGATAACGGTAAATTAGTCGGAAAAGCCATCGGTTCTGCTGGTGGAATGAGAAAAATTCAGGATTTTAACACTTTTTTCGACGATACTTTTATTGTATTGTGCGGCGATGCTTTAATTGACCTGGATTTGACCGCAGCAGTAAAATGGCATAGAGAAAAAGGTTCTATCGCCACTATAGTAACTAAAACTGTACCTCGCGAAGAAGTGTCTAGTTACGGTATTGTTGTTACCGATGACGAAGGTCGTATTAAGGAATTCCAAGAAAAACCTTCTGTAGAAGAAGCAAAAAGTACAAATATCAGTACTGGTATTTACATTTTTGAACCAGAGATATTTGAACATATTCCTTCCAATGTTGAATATGACATCGGTGGTGATTTATTCCCCAAACTTGTAGAAATGGGTGCGCCATTCTACGCTAAAGCAATGGACTTTGAATGGGTAGACATCGGTAAGGTACCCGATTATTGGCGCGCAATTCGCGGAGTACTTTCAGGGGAAATTAAAAACGTACAAATTCCCGGCAATCAAGTTAAAGAAGGAATTTATACCGGTTTAAATGTTTCCGTAAATTGGGATAAGGTGGATATTACCGGCCCTGTTTACATTGGTGCAATGACCAAAATAGAAGATGGAGCCAAAATTGTTGGCCCAGTTTATATTGGTCCTTCTTGCTGCGTATGTAGCGGCGCTACTGTAGAAAACAGCGTGATTTTTGAATATTCACGGCTTGGCCCGGGAGTAATGTTAGTTGATAAACTAGTTTACGGTCGCTACTGCGTTGATAAAACTGGGGCATCAATTGACGTTCAAGCAGCTTCCTTAGACTGGTTGATTACCGATGCTCGCCAAGCACCACCCGCTCACAACCCCGCAGAGCGTCAAGCTATTGCTGAGTTGTTAGATACTACTTCTAGTTGA
- a CDS encoding segregation/condensation protein A, whose translation MDASELLETITQLIHQAEQGEIDPWDVQVVEVIDRYIELMAPEKRKRGYETDLSQSGQAFLSASMLVLFKANTLMELQSAEDELDASMTDEFLLDDEDVLNERIARLPLEKQLRRRRSAMPPPARRVSLKELIDQLHVMAKQLQLVQKTKPLAKKRQPGIRTLKAALELAHQENLTEVAGELEQVLQTKAAELHLGESWMNLEQLVEWWSQTQSISKLGKDHSHGVNAHTVSVFWALLLLSAQSKVELYQEDFYQEVKIRLLAQSTSNPMSQAAS comes from the coding sequence ATGGATGCTTCTGAGCTTTTAGAAACAATTACCCAACTTATTCATCAAGCCGAACAAGGAGAAATCGATCCTTGGGATGTGCAAGTAGTTGAGGTGATAGACAGATATATAGAACTCATGGCACCTGAGAAAAGGAAGAGGGGGTATGAAACCGATCTATCTCAATCGGGACAAGCATTTTTATCGGCATCAATGTTGGTGTTATTCAAAGCTAATACTTTGATGGAATTGCAATCAGCAGAAGATGAGCTAGATGCTTCAATGACAGATGAATTTCTGCTTGATGATGAAGATGTTTTGAACGAACGGATAGCTAGACTGCCTTTAGAGAAACAGTTACGACGAAGACGTTCTGCAATGCCTCCACCCGCACGTCGGGTAAGTTTAAAGGAGTTAATTGACCAGTTGCATGTAATGGCTAAACAACTGCAACTGGTACAAAAAACTAAGCCTCTAGCGAAAAAACGCCAGCCCGGAATTAGAACTTTAAAGGCAGCATTAGAACTAGCACACCAAGAAAATCTCACGGAAGTTGCTGGGGAATTGGAACAAGTTTTGCAAACTAAAGCAGCAGAACTGCATTTGGGAGAAAGCTGGATGAATTTGGAACAGTTAGTAGAGTGGTGGTCTCAAACCCAATCAATATCGAAGTTGGGGAAAGACCATTCCCACGGAGTAAATGCTCATACAGTGAGTGTCTTCTGGGCGCTACTACTGCTCTCGGCTCAATCAAAGGTAGAGTTGTATCAAGAAGATTTTTATCAAGAAGTAAAAATTCGCTTGCTTGCACAATCGACTAGTAATCCTATGTCTCAAGCAGCAAGTTAA
- a CDS encoding lipopolysaccharide assembly protein LapA domain-containing protein, translating into MRQLNFAIIFIFCLAFALFSIENTELGTIHLIPGVEVQAPISVELLIALGLGGVLAWLFSVWTHLERLAWSGSKVRQKNAQIQELECKIEEYQTQIQSLQPSLPVASDSANA; encoded by the coding sequence ATGAGACAACTAAATTTTGCGATAATTTTTATTTTTTGTTTAGCTTTTGCTTTATTCAGTATAGAAAACACAGAATTAGGAACCATTCATCTAATTCCGGGTGTAGAAGTACAAGCACCAATTTCAGTTGAGTTGCTAATAGCTTTGGGCTTAGGTGGAGTTTTGGCTTGGTTATTTAGTGTTTGGACTCATTTAGAAAGACTTGCGTGGTCTGGTTCAAAAGTTCGTCAAAAGAATGCTCAAATTCAGGAATTAGAATGCAAGATTGAAGAGTACCAAACTCAAATTCAATCTTTACAACCTTCTTTACCAGTGGCTAGCGATTCAGCTAACGCTTAA
- a CDS encoding AI-2E family transporter, giving the protein MRHWASLKNLLIYGLSAPIIALNIGLLSFVFHYFRHPLTILSIAAILAFLLNYPVRFLEGARISRQWAVTIVLLLTLALMILIGITLVPLVINQTIQLSDKIPDWLNSFQDKLIQLEAAAQRQRLPLINLKILANQTNASIENLLKELPLGAVGFAGTLLSSLVNTILVIVLAFYMLLYGDRVWYGLVNLLPEKIRVPLSKSLRLNFHYFFLSQFLLALFMVTTLTPIFLVIKIPFAFLFAVVIGISQLIPFIGATLGIGFVTILLLLQNWWLAIQLAFFSIFMQQVKDNLLAPKLMGNFTGLNPIWIFVVILVGFEIAGLLGTLVAIPIAGTIKGTFDAVKNQRTVTNN; this is encoded by the coding sequence ATGCGCCATTGGGCTTCCTTAAAAAACTTATTAATCTATGGCTTAAGTGCCCCGATTATAGCTCTTAATATTGGATTGCTCTCTTTTGTTTTTCATTACTTTCGGCATCCACTAACTATCTTAAGTATTGCAGCAATTCTGGCTTTTTTGCTCAATTATCCGGTTCGATTTCTAGAAGGTGCCCGTATTTCTCGTCAATGGGCGGTAACTATAGTTTTGCTGCTGACTCTAGCACTAATGATTCTCATCGGTATTACTTTGGTACCCCTCGTAATTAACCAAACTATTCAGCTTTCAGATAAAATTCCCGATTGGTTAAACAGCTTTCAAGATAAACTAATACAATTAGAAGCTGCTGCTCAAAGACAACGCTTGCCGTTAATCAACTTAAAAATATTAGCGAATCAAACTAATGCCAGCATCGAAAACTTGCTCAAAGAATTGCCACTTGGTGCTGTAGGATTTGCCGGAACCTTGTTATCAAGTTTGGTGAATACCATCTTAGTAATAGTGCTAGCATTTTACATGCTTTTGTATGGCGATCGCGTCTGGTATGGCTTAGTAAATCTCTTGCCTGAAAAAATCCGAGTTCCTTTGAGTAAATCATTACGGCTCAATTTTCACTACTTTTTTCTCAGTCAGTTTTTACTCGCGCTGTTTATGGTGACAACTCTAACACCAATATTTTTAGTTATTAAAATTCCATTTGCTTTTTTATTTGCCGTAGTCATTGGAATATCACAGCTAATTCCTTTTATTGGAGCGACTTTAGGCATTGGTTTCGTAACCATACTACTGCTACTACAAAATTGGTGGCTAGCAATTCAATTAGCATTCTTTTCGATATTCATGCAGCAAGTTAAAGATAATCTGCTAGCTCCAAAATTGATGGGAAACTTTACCGGACTTAACCCGATCTGGATTTTTGTTGTGATTCTTGTAGGTTTCGAGATTGCCGGATTATTAGGAACCTTAGTTGCAATTCCTATTGCTGGAACCATTAAAGGAACCTTCGACGCTGTTAAAAACCAGCGAACAGTAACCAACAACTAA
- the pdxH gene encoding pyridoxamine 5'-phosphate oxidase: MDKNIADLRQDYTLHGLSETEVDSNPLIQFKQWFDRAVSADILEPNAMTVATTTPEGKPSARMVLLKDFDERGFVFYTNYNSQKAQELAENPQAVLVFWWAELQRQVRISGRVEKVSEAESDKYFYSRPLKSRLGAWVSNQSKVIESREVLEKQLEELQEKYQNQEVPRPSHWGGIRVIPAEIEFWQGRSSRLHDRLVYRRNYDGDWRIERLSP; the protein is encoded by the coding sequence ATGGATAAAAATATAGCAGACCTTCGTCAAGACTACACTTTGCACGGCTTAAGCGAAACTGAAGTCGATTCAAATCCTTTGATACAGTTCAAACAATGGTTTGATAGAGCAGTGAGCGCCGATATCTTAGAACCTAATGCTATGACTGTTGCAACTACAACACCAGAAGGTAAACCTTCAGCCAGAATGGTGCTGTTGAAAGATTTTGACGAACGCGGTTTTGTATTTTATACCAACTACAATAGTCAAAAAGCACAAGAATTAGCAGAAAATCCCCAAGCTGTTTTGGTATTTTGGTGGGCTGAACTGCAACGTCAAGTAAGAATTAGCGGAAGAGTAGAAAAAGTTTCAGAAGCTGAATCAGATAAGTACTTTTACAGTCGTCCTTTAAAAAGTCGTTTGGGTGCTTGGGTTTCAAATCAAAGCAAAGTTATTGAAAGTCGGGAAGTTCTGGAAAAACAGCTAGAAGAACTACAGGAAAAATATCAAAATCAAGAAGTACCTCGTCCGTCGCATTGGGGTGGAATTCGAGTTATACCGGCAGAAATAGAATTTTGGCAAGGGCGTTCGAGCCGTCTCCATGACCGTTTGGTTTATAGAAGAAATTATGATGGTGATTGGAGGATTGAGCGGTTGTCTCCTTAA
- a CDS encoding lipopolysaccharide assembly protein LapB, with amino-acid sequence MKKRLVLVFTFVIINFGSGCSQAPISNSTRTETPTIITASELEESKKPKTSIEQVLENLDRVDKSFNRIVFFLAKVVIILLSLIVIQRIVILITFRSSQLVIDNFTNASGAEGMDFVLPGLSQLGRERLVRDIKGVHQRLKQHINSSGLRTYPPPDKLPLPQATPDERLSNLVASLNDFTPDQIDPLVNLLKIIFPPYGTKVTSILQSQGEDYNRLGITFEVADIQGRVASRLYTIWEENPTETVPDTVIKTLANNSSITNAEDEEFELPAIETYPELKDRFRALLKPATRWLALEISRREMLANVPWYYLGNWCKRYQSQINNFFGVINYASAPTHGRFFYQLAIEDLQAAIELDPNWYQPYENLGDTYSTQGREFQENRRVNLERQAILQYEKALARCEDETVRRRIKVGKAMAQLLTEDENLVEESRKEIQLLEKQWNAESDLSSRFLYNLASWYAIFTGQNSEDKQTKQKARQYLIYALLRDSDRNLWDWASRDPDFQAVRERFTDLQFALMNKLNEVNELPEVTGERFVKHVSEILKEMNWI; translated from the coding sequence GTGAAAAAAAGGCTTGTATTAGTATTTACGTTTGTAATCATTAATTTTGGTTCGGGATGTTCTCAAGCACCGATATCTAATTCTACGAGAACTGAGACACCAACAATTATCACTGCGTCGGAGTTAGAAGAATCAAAAAAACCCAAGACTTCCATCGAGCAAGTACTAGAAAACTTAGATAGGGTAGATAAAAGCTTTAACCGAATAGTTTTCTTTTTGGCAAAAGTAGTAATTATTTTACTTAGCCTTATTGTTATCCAGCGAATTGTAATACTGATTACTTTTCGTTCGTCTCAATTAGTTATCGATAATTTTACCAATGCCTCTGGTGCGGAAGGCATGGATTTTGTTTTACCGGGTTTAAGTCAGTTGGGACGAGAAAGACTGGTAAGGGATATAAAAGGGGTTCACCAGCGTCTTAAGCAACATATTAATAGTAGTGGATTGCGGACTTACCCTCCTCCGGATAAATTACCTTTACCACAAGCAACTCCAGATGAAAGACTTTCTAATTTAGTCGCTTCGCTCAACGACTTTACACCGGATCAAATCGATCCTTTGGTTAATCTGCTCAAGATTATATTTCCACCTTATGGAACTAAAGTAACTAGTATTTTGCAGAGCCAAGGTGAAGATTACAATAGATTGGGAATTACTTTTGAAGTAGCCGATATTCAAGGTCGTGTTGCTTCTAGGCTTTATACTATTTGGGAAGAAAATCCTACCGAAACTGTGCCCGATACGGTAATTAAAACATTGGCTAACAACTCATCTATAACAAATGCTGAAGATGAGGAATTTGAGTTACCTGCCATTGAAACCTATCCCGAACTAAAAGACAGATTTCGAGCTTTACTAAAACCTGCGACTCGGTGGTTAGCGCTAGAAATTTCAAGACGAGAAATGCTAGCTAACGTACCTTGGTATTATTTAGGTAATTGGTGTAAAAGATATCAATCACAAATCAATAACTTTTTTGGTGTAATTAATTATGCCAGCGCTCCAACTCATGGCCGTTTCTTCTATCAGCTAGCAATTGAAGATTTACAAGCAGCGATAGAATTAGATCCTAACTGGTATCAACCTTACGAAAATTTGGGAGATACCTATAGCACTCAAGGAAGAGAGTTTCAGGAAAATAGAAGAGTTAACCTTGAGCGACAAGCTATTTTGCAATATGAAAAAGCACTCGCTAGATGTGAAGATGAAACCGTAAGACGAAGGATTAAAGTTGGTAAAGCAATGGCTCAATTACTAACTGAAGATGAAAATTTAGTTGAGGAATCGCGAAAAGAAATACAGCTATTAGAGAAACAGTGGAATGCAGAATCAGATTTGAGTTCTCGATTTCTGTATAACTTAGCTTCGTGGTATGCAATCTTCACCGGGCAAAATAGCGAAGATAAACAAACAAAGCAAAAAGCCCGTCAGTACTTGATTTACGCTTTATTACGAGATAGCGATCGCAATCTGTGGGATTGGGCTAGTAGAGATCCAGATTTTCAAGCGGTACGCGAAAGATTTACTGATTTGCAATTTGCATTAATGAATAAATTGAATGAAGTTAATGAATTACCTGAAGTTACAGGGGAAAGATTTGTTAAACACGTCTCCGAAATCCTTAAAGAGATGAACTGGATTTAA